ATGGATTTCTATCCCACATTGGCTCGACTGGCGGGCGCGTCAATTCCTGCAGGAAAGACGCTGGACGGGAAAGATATCTGGAACGATCTGCTGAATGATCATAACCCGCATTCCGATGAGCTAATCGCGGTGATATCTCATCGTCCGGATTACACGGATATCGCAGGCCGGCGGAACGAATGGAAAGCGGTTCGTTCGGGGGAATCGTGGGCGCTCTACAATCTGGAACAGGATATCGGGGAGCAGCACGATTTGAGCAAGCAGTATCCGGAGCGCCTCAAGGATATGGTGAAATCGCTGAACCAATGGGCGGCTACGCATCAGATGCCGAAATGGATCTATTCCGATGAGGAACGCGAGCGCTGGAAAGAAAATACAACCCCATGGTTTGATGGCACATTCGACCTTTAATAAAGGTCTGAAACAGGAGCGTATACAGAATGGTTAAAGCAAAATTTATTATCACGGCAACAGTCTGCACCATGTTGTCGCCAGCAATGGCCCAATCGGTTGCCGATTTTTACACGGAGACCTGGGAAAACGGTGTGACCCGAAATGTGGTCGAAGATTATAACGCCGACGGGACTGATGCGCTCGATGACAGCGCTGCATTTCAGCGCGCCATTGATGAGCTGACTCAAAAGAAAAACGGTGGAAAACTGATGGTTCCGACGGGTACCTATTATCTGTATAAAGTCGCGCTGAAATCCAATGTTCACCTCGCCTTTGAGAAAGATGTGGTCTTGCGCCCGCTTCCGCGTGGAGGATTTCTGTTCACCGCAGGTATGGGAAATGACACCGTTGAAAATGTAAGTTTTCGGGGCATCGATGGGAAAGTAACCGCAGATTTCAGAGAGATGTCTCCCGATACGAAAGTTACGGTCATCAATCTGCAAAACGTCGATAACTTTCTGATCCGGAATATGCGCACGCTGGATAACTTTACCGTTCATTCATCGATTCGAATGAATGTGGCCGACACAGACCAGGGGGCGCGCTTTGCGCGTAACGGGTTTGTGTCGGATATTGATAATACCAACGCACACGTCGGTTATGGCACCATTCAAGTCAACGCCGGTAAAAATATCCTGTTCCAGAACATCAGCGGCAGTGGCGGTGTTCAGCTGCGGCTGGAATCCGGCGCAAACTTTAAGGGGGAAATTGAAGGATCCATCTTTGATATTGTCGGCCGTAATATCAGCGGTTCCAATGGAAATGCTGTGGTCATGATTTCGCCCCATTGCCGAAAAAATGGATTGGTTGATATTGATGGGGTCACTTCACACAGCAGTGTACACGCGGTGCGCGTGGATATCGGTGACACAAAAAACGGTCCGACGCCCGGCTATTTCGACAGCAACTCCCGTGTCAGTAATGTGAAAGCATTTTACGGCACCACCGCTCAGCTCAAACACGGCCACTTCCGCTGGATTCCACCAGAGCTGAAATCGCAGATTTCCCGCCAGAAAAATCCAGACGGTAGCAGCTATTCCGGGCCAGCTGCGGCGGCGATTAAATATACGTGCGGTGGCACCGGTCCCGGCACCTTCAAGGTGAAACTCGAAAACATTGAGCAGATCGGTTTCGAATATCAGCCCAAAAAGATTTTAACGCCGGCCGATGAATTCAGGAAAGGGCGTTGAGGGAAAAATGACAGTCCTGTTTGTTGTTTTGTCCCGGGAGCGATCACAAGACGCAGTGAGAATAGTGGAGGATTTATGATCAGGCAATGGATGATGTTGATGTGGTGTAGTGCATGTATACATGCACTCGGTGCGGATAAGCACAATGCAAACGTTTTTAGAGCCGACGAGCGGCCGAATATTCTGTTCTTTTTTACGGATGATCAGGCGTTTAATACGTTGGGGATCTACGGGAACGAACAGGTTAAAACGCCGAACCTGGATCGGCTCGGTGAACGCGGGGTGGTGTTCGACCGGCATTACAATACGACAGCGATCTGTATGGCGAGCCGTGCGTGCGTGA
This is a stretch of genomic DNA from Pontiella agarivorans. It encodes these proteins:
- a CDS encoding glycosyl hydrolase family 28-related protein; translation: MVKAKFIITATVCTMLSPAMAQSVADFYTETWENGVTRNVVEDYNADGTDALDDSAAFQRAIDELTQKKNGGKLMVPTGTYYLYKVALKSNVHLAFEKDVVLRPLPRGGFLFTAGMGNDTVENVSFRGIDGKVTADFREMSPDTKVTVINLQNVDNFLIRNMRTLDNFTVHSSIRMNVADTDQGARFARNGFVSDIDNTNAHVGYGTIQVNAGKNILFQNISGSGGVQLRLESGANFKGEIEGSIFDIVGRNISGSNGNAVVMISPHCRKNGLVDIDGVTSHSSVHAVRVDIGDTKNGPTPGYFDSNSRVSNVKAFYGTTAQLKHGHFRWIPPELKSQISRQKNPDGSSYSGPAAAAIKYTCGGTGPGTFKVKLENIEQIGFEYQPKKILTPADEFRKGR